One window from the genome of Podospora pseudocomata strain CBS 415.72m chromosome 6, whole genome shotgun sequence encodes:
- a CDS encoding hypothetical protein (EggNog:ENOG503P75D; COG:S; antiSMASH:Cluster_6), with the protein MSAKASSVSLSHEKMSSVGSDWKLTNGAGYILDRDRSHAAASRLNLQFYLWKDSLGFNIHPTISQSLFPSTKSNELVSSQSPVAICEVASGTGIWLTDVARSVPPSTILTGLDYNLSQSPPAAWLPPNMSMRHWNVFDLVPEDLVGKYDYVHTRLLVLVVGESKDPGPIIRNLFKLLKPGGWLQWDELDTVNMSIQKVDPALETPALEELRKWSWADGRLDWTVKLPEFMEKEGFTEVKGDLSGDPPALARAFTEQHLLTAEEFAEGLIKLGKREVGEKYFGLVHKAHQEAIEGAALCVPRIVCVGRKPL; encoded by the coding sequence ATGTCAGCAAAAGCTTCGTCCGTATCATTATCACATGAGAAGATGAGCTCAGTAGGCTCAGATTGGAAACTCACCAACGGCGCAGGCTACATCCTCGACCGTGACCGCAGCCACGCCGCCGCCTCTCGTCTCAACCTCCAGTTCTACCTCTGGAAAGACAGTCTTGGATTCAACATCCACCCGACCATCTCACAGTCACTATTTCCTTCCACCAAGAGCAATGAGCTCGTCAGCAGCCAAAGTCCCGTCGCGATCTGCGAGGTAGCCTCGGGGACTGGGATCTGGTTAACCGATGTTGCTCGCTCCGTCCCGCCGTCCACCATTCTCACCGGTCTGGACTACAACCTCTCGCAGTCCCCTCCGGCAGCATGGCTTCCCCCCAACATGTCCATGCGCCACTGGAACGTTTTCGACCTCGTGCCCGAGGATTTGGTCGGCAAATACGACTATGTCCATACTCGCCTGCTCGTCTTGGTAGTCGGAGAGTCCAAAGACCCGGGTCCAATCATAAGGAACCTCTTCAAGTTGCTCAAACCAGGCGGCTGGCTACAATGGGACGAGTTGGACACGGTGAATATGTCTATCCAAAAGGTCGACCCGGCACTCGAGACGCCAGCGTTGGAAGAGCTGAGGAAGTGGTCTTGGGCGGATGGGAGGCTGGACTGGACGGTGAAGCTGCCTGAATTtatggagaaggaggggttcacagaggtgaagggggatCTATCTGGGGATCCGCCCGCGTTGGCGAGGGCGTTCACCGAGCAGCATTTGCTGACGGCGGAGGAGTTTGCGGAGGGGTTGATCaagctggggaagagggaagtgGGGGAGAAGTATTTTGGGTTGGTGCACAAGGCGCACCAAGAGGCTATTGAGGGGGCGGCGCTGTGTGTGCCGAGGATTGTTTGTGTGGGGAGGAAGCCGCTATAG